The Pelecanus crispus isolate bPelCri1 chromosome 30, bPelCri1.pri, whole genome shotgun sequence genome contains a region encoding:
- the NKPD1 gene encoding LOW QUALITY PROTEIN: NTPase KAP family P-loop domain-containing protein 1 (The sequence of the model RefSeq protein was modified relative to this genomic sequence to represent the inferred CDS: deleted 1 base in 1 codon), producing MEPVALPGGPCSPACGGAPVGPPGCCEERLACLGPGGDARAPHHGTFMEVEAREHQEALTEDDIYCRCLSKTLCHTATPVTVGFYAPCGHRLYSLLDKVTGFMREEMAQREAAELRQSHQKPRSPEGWGLMLALWYLAFYKPVITESHLRRKNIEFIFIRFSAWQYAGCDKLWAGLVTTLCDSIRHHFGALPLSVYHVMGTRPRFASGFSQKEWVLKRGTCLKLWGMLFVLGVGLSVLLVALLVPGIKDHHALKVVGSAVTSLSGSGLVLGAFSVLKNLLVSEKQKIERLTNSERFASQLGFMSKVRREVEVLVDFLAFMEIFERRRLRVVLEITSLDICYPEKVAGVLNAMNTLLSDANAPFIFILAVDPSIIVPCLEQTGCMKGLADNGYLYLNRTVTLPFSIPEMGARSRLRCLEAAVQTREDLMYRIITSNVERRRAKCQGVPEAPSRREVDAEAVRCIHEAFHCLHDGADPLARYLPTNGTHVRRIVNTIPITLRLLLHRAGTPGTPSPRAAAAWVVLADQWPCRLSWVLQCLEDAWQSQPAPDFGARSLWSIFQENVRELSALRQLLQNVLSLDGDPELFQTFLAYDFPFTAHDARAFLGVTVNLDHSLRHKMGLLRGLDRLQKAAATLVSRSVQCPHPE from the exons ATGGAGCCGGTGGCACTGCCTGGG GGTCCCTGCTCGCCGGCATGTGGGGGGGCCCCGGTGGGCCCTCCAGGGTGCTGCGAGGAGCGGCTGGCCTGCCTGGGCCCGGGGGGGGACGCTCGCGCCCCCCACCACGGCACCTTCATGGAGGTGGAGGCCAGGGAGCACCAAG AGGCGCTGACGGAGGATGACATCTACTGCCGCTGCCTCTCCAAGACGCTGTGCCACACGGCCACCCCCGTCACCGTCGGCTTCTACGCCCCCTGCGGCCACCGCCTCTACTCCCTGCTGGACAAGGTCACCG GCTTCATGCGGGAGGAGATGGCGCAGCGGGAGGCGGCCGAGCTGCGCCAGAGCCACCAGAAGCCGCGTAGCCCCGAGGGCTGGGGGCTGATGCTGGCCCTCTGGTACCTGGCCTTCTACAAGCCCGTCATCACCGAGAGCCAcctgaggaggaagaacatCGAGTTCATCTTCATCCGCTTCAGCGCCTGGCAATACGCCGGCTGCGACAAGCTGTGGGCCGGTTTGGTCACCACCCTCTGCGACAGCATCCGCCACCATTTTGGGGCTCTGCCCCTCAGCGTCTACCACGTCATGGGCACCCGGCCCCGCTTCGCCTCGGGCTTCAGCCAGAAAGAGTGGGTCCTCAAGAGGGGCACCTGCCTCAAGCTGTGGGGGATGCTCTTCGTCCTGGGTGTCGGCCTCAGCGTCCTGCTGGTGGCCCTCTTGGTGCCCGGCATCAAGGATCACCACGCCTTGAAGGTGGTGGGCAGCGCCGTCACC TCGCTCTCCGGTTCCGGTTTGGTGCTGGGAGCTTTCTCCGTCCTGAAGAACCTGCTGGTCAGCGAGAAGCAGAAGATCGAGCGGTTGACCAACAGCGAGAGGTTCGCCAGCCAGCTGGGCTTCATGAGCAAGGTGCGCAGAGAGGTGGAGGTGCTGGTCGACTTCTTGGCCTTCATGGAGATCTTTGAGCGCCGACGGCTCCGCGTGGTGCTGGAGATCACCAGCCTGGACATCTGCTACCCGGAGAAGGTGGCCGGCGTCCTCAACGCCATGAACACCTTGCTCTCCGATGCCAACGCCCCCTTCATCTTCATCCTGGCCGTGGACCCCAGCATCATCGTCCCCTGCCTGGAGCAGACCGGCTGCATGAAGGGTCTCGCCGACAACGGTTACCTCTACCTCAACCGGACGGTGACATTGCCCTTCTCCATCCCCGAGATGGGCGCCCGCTCCCGCCTGCGGTGCCTGGAAGCTGCCGTCCAGACGCGGGAGGACCTCATGTACCGCATCATCACCAGCAACGTGGAACGACGCCGAGCCAAGTGCCAGGGTGTCCCAGAGGCTCCCAGCCGGCGGGAGGTGGATGCCGAAGCCGTGCGCTGCATCCACGAAGCTTTCCACTGCCTCCATGATGGTGCCGACCCTCTCGCCCGTTACCTTCCCACCAACGGCACCCACGTCCGCCGCATCGTCAACACCATCCCCATCACCCTGCGGCTCCTCCTGCACCGCGCCGGCACCCCTGGCACCCCCTCGCCCCGCGCTGCTGCCGCTTGGGTGGTGCTGGCCGACCAGTGGCCGTGCCGGctgagctgggtgctgcagtgcctggaggaTGCTTGGCAGAGTCAGCCAGCACCGGATTTCGGTGCACGGTCCCTCTGGAGCATCTTCCAGGAGAATGTCAGGGAGCTGAGTGCCCTGCGGCAGCTCCTGCAGAATGTCCTCAGCCTGGACGGGGACCCTGAGCTCTTCCAGACCTTCCTCGCCTACGACTTCCCCTTCACTGCCCACGACGCCCGGGCCTTCCTCGGTGTCACCGTCAACCTGGACCACTCCCTCCGCCACAAGATGGGGCTCCTGCGTGGTCTCGACCGCCTGCAGAAAGCTGCCGCCACCCTGGTGTCCCGCAGCGTCCAGTGTCCCCACCCCGAGTGA